GCTGGCCGAGTTTAGCCTGAACCAGATGTGCAAGGGCAGGTTTGCTGGCAACTGGGCTCAGTCGTCGCCCAAGTGGGCTGGACAGGAGCAGTTGGTGGGCGTGGTAAGGTCGCCGGGTCTCGTTAACCCTGGCGATGTTCCGCAGGATGCCCAGCGACAGGCGAATCTCGTTCTCCTGGACTATCCCATGCAGCAGAACATCCCCCTCGACCAGCGACTTATTGAGGCTGAGGAAATGCACCAGCAGGTGGGTGTTTTTTGTTCTCCTCAGATTTGATTTCTATTATAATCTTAACTCATTTCTTTCGTAGCAACTCCATCAAACGCCGCTTTCTTTGCTGCCATTTACGGacgatcagcagcagcagcagcagcagcagcttcacCATCAAGCTTTGCCCAATGCCGGCGATTTTCATCAGCACCAGCAGCTCGCCTTAGAATCCGATCCGGAGCTAaaacagcagctgcagcagtacTCCAATGCGCGCACTATCAAGGCTTTGGCCgcccagcaccagcagcagcagcagcagcccgcCACCAACTTTGTCTACAACGTGGAGAGCGGCGACAAGAATGCTCCGCCGGTGCAGTTGCTTTTCCAGTTGCCGCCGAACATGACTCAGCATCAGGCGCAACAACAGGCCTTTGCAGAGCCTCTCaccgagcagcagcagcagcagttgcacgCTGAGCAGGCCCATCTCTTCCAGCATCGAACCGGCGGTCAGCGTCCGCCCACCCAGAGTGAACTAGAGCAGGTGGCCCAAGAGTTGTTGCTCCAGCGCAGCGGCCAGGTGCCAGGAGCTCCCGTTGTGGGTGTCCAAACACTGCCGCTCAAGCAAAAGCACTTTAACCTGCAGGAACAGCTGCTCCTTCATCCTCCGCCGCACATGCAGGCGCCCACCTGTGTCCAGCACCAGGTAAGTGGGCACGATTCAAGGGAAGAGCGGCCAGAGGCTTATGTCAAATCTTTAAACTCCCCTCCAGGTGGCTACGCAGACGCATCCTGCCTCCGTGGTAGTGCCGCAGCCAGCAGTTGGTCAGTACGCGCAATTTGCCCTGCAGCCTGctcagcaacagcaattgcaGCAACAGCCAGGCCAGCCGCAGAACGAGCTATCCATTTGGCCGATGGCCACGCCTACACCCACGCCTAGCAGCGGTGTGAGCGCCAGCAAGTCGATGCCCGGCGGTATAGCCAAGAAGGCCATTGACAAGCAGTCGCGCAAGGATCGTCGCTGTGTGATGCGCCAGACACCAGCCGGCAGTCAAGGTGAGTTTCCTTTAAATCATTTGTGTCCATAAAACTTGGTGGGTTCATGGCTTAGTCATAATTTAACACCGTTTCGTCCACAGTGAATACCAACCAGCATCAACAGCCCCAGGTCGCAACCGCCCAGCAACAGGCCCAACTCCAGAACCAGTTGGCCGTGGCGACCACCGTGAGCGTGGACAAGACCATTGAGATTGACTCAGAGACGGAGTCGAACCACGACACCGCCCTAACATTGGCCTGTGCCGGCGGACACGAGGAGCTGGTGGAGCTGCTGATCAATCGGGGGGCGAACATCGAGCACCGCGACAAGAAGGGATTCACACCGCTTATTTTGGCCGCCACCGCTGGTCACGACAAGGTCGTCGACATTCTGCTCAAGCACAGCGCTGAGCTCGAGGCCCAATCGGAGCGCACCAAGGATACGCCGCTATCGCTGGCCTGCTCCGGCGGCCGCTACGAGGTGGTGGAACTTCTGCTCAGCGTGGGGGCCAACAAGGAGCACCGCAACGTGTCCGACTACACGCCACTGAGCTTGGCGGCCAGCGGAGGCTATGTGAACATCATTAAGCTGCTGCTCAGTCACGGAGCGGAGATCAACTCGCGCACGGGCAGTAAGCTGGGCATCTCCCCGCTCATGTTGGCCGCCATGAATGGCCACACGCCGGCAGTGAAGCTGCTTCTGGACCAGGGGTCCGATATTAACGCCCAGATCGAGACGAACCGCAACACGGCCTTGACTTTGGCCTGCTTCCAGGGCAGGCATGAGGTCGTTAGTCTGCTGCTTGACCGACGCGCCAATGTGGAGCATCGGGCCAAGACGGGACTGACGCCGCTCATGGAGGCCGCCTCGGGTGGCTACATAGAGGTGGGTCGCGTGCTGCTGGACAAGGGGGCGGATGTGAATGCGGCGCCGGTGCCCACGTCCAGGGACACTGCTCTGACCATCGCCGCCGATAAGGGGCACCAGAAGTTTGTGGAGCTGCTCCTGTCCCGTAACGCCAGTGTAGAGGTAAAAAATAAGAAGGGTAACTCCCCACTCTGGTTGGCCGCCCATGGCGGGCATCTCAGTGTGGTGGAGCTTCTTTACGACCACAATGCTGATATTGACTCACAGGACAATAGACGCGTGTCCTGCTTGATGGCCGCTTTCCGCAAGGGTCACACCAAGATTGTCAAGTGGATGGTGCAGTATGTGTCGCAGTTCCCCTCCGACCAGGAGATGATCCGCTTCATTGGCACGATCAGTGACAAGGAGCTGATCGACAAGTGTTATGACTGCATGAAAATCCTGCGTAGCGCCAAGGAGGCGCAGGCCGTCAAGGCCAACAAGAACGCCTCGATCCTGCTGGAGGAGCTGGATCTGGAGCGGACGCGCGAGGAGAGTCGCAAGGCAGCCGCCGCTCGGCGTCGTGAgcgcaagaagaagaagaagatggAGAAGAAGGAGGAGAAGCGCCGCCAGCAGCAAGGCAGCGGAACTGGCGGAGACGATATGCAgggcgatgacgatgatgcCAGCGACAAGGACGATGACTCGGACAaggacgacgaggatgaggaggcAGCGCCGGCCGCCGCCCGTGAGGAGGGTGACTCGGGCATTGATCAGGGTTCATGCTCCAGCGGCGACACCAAGGGAGCGCGCTTAGTAGGCGGCAGCCAATCCGTTCAGGCTGTAGAAACGGCAGCCAACTCGGCGGGGTCAAACAACAATCAGGGAAAGAAGAGCAAGAAGCAGCCGAAAAACAAGGCGGTAACCGTGGAACCACCGGTTTCAGCTCCCACCACGCCACCCGTCAGTACATCCACTCCGAGCAGCGTCCTCAAGGGCATCTCTGTGAAAAAGCAACCGGCAATCGAAGTTGTCCGGCAGCCTCCTGTCACACAGCAGGCTGTTCCTTTGAAGCGACAGCTGGAATTGAAAAAAGAGGAGTCAACTATCAAGAAAAAGGAGGAGAAAAACAGCAGCtcaaacagcagcagcagcagcagcaacaacaagcgtGAGAAGGAGAACCTTGCGCCCAAGGAGGTGGCTCTGCCCGCAAAGCAACAGCCCAGTAACTCCAGCAAACTGCAAAGCAGCGAGTCCGCTAGCAACATTAGCAGCAGCACCGCCACCAACACCAGCAGCGCCAACACCACCACCCGCAAAGAAGTGTCCAAGCCAGTGTCACAAGCCACCAGCAGCGCCAGCCTGAATCCTGCCAAGCGCAGCGAAGTCGACGGCTGGAAGGAGGTGGTGCGCAAGAGCAGCACCCAGCAGACTACGGCGGTGGGAGCGAGTGGGGCTCCTGCCCCCGTGACGGCCACCAGTTCGGCCACCAGCGTGCAGCACCATCCGCATCACCAGCACCATCACCTGGCCAACAGCTCGAGCAACAGTTCCAGCTCCTTGGCCCCGGGCGCAACTTCATCGGCATCGTCGGTGCCCGAGATGACTTGCAAGAAGGTGCAGGTGCCGGTGAACGCCATTTCCAGGGTGATTGGACGTGGCGGGAGCAACATAAACGCCATACGGGCCACCACCGGTGCCCACATAGAGGTGGAGAAGCAGGGAAAGAACCAGTCGGAGCGCTGCATCACGATCAAGGGCCTGACGGATGCCACCAAGCAGGCACATATGCTGATATTGGCCCTAATCAAGGACCCCGATGTGGACATCTTGCAAATGCTGCCCAGGATCAACAGCAGCATTAAACAGTCGTCCGGTGGCGGGACAAACGCTCCGATGGCCGTGGGCACTTGGGACAATCGCACCGCGGCCGGTGTCAATGCGTATACCTTTTCATCGGCTGCATCCACCACCTCCACATCGTCCAGTTCGTCGGCCAGCTCCACCACAGCGGCGGGAACTGCCTACAGCAATGCgcacaagcagcagcagcagcagctgcagcccGTGAAGAGCACAAGTGGACGGTCCTCAACGTCTGCCAAATCCAATGGCAGCAGCTCCAAGGTGTCATCCTCAAGTGGCTCTAGTTCTCGCAATGGCAGGGGCGGCGGTGGCTATCTCAGCCAGCAAACAACCGGTGGTCGCAGTTCCGGAAGTGGCTCTTCAAATGGAGTGGCCAAGAGCAAGGCGGAGGGCTCATCCAAATCCGTGCCAGCCGCACAGAAAAGCACAACTGCTCTGGGCAAATCCTCGACCGTGGCTCCCGGTGCACAGAACTTTGCGAAGGCAGCTGCCATCTCCCAGTCCTCACCCAAGAAGGCAGAGGGAGGAGTGTCCGCTGCTGTGATCACCTCTGCAGGCGGACGCAGCAGTGGCGTAGTGGCTCCATTTGGCAGGGGAAAGCCGGTCGCTGGACAAGGAGGAGCTGCAACTGCGGTGGGTGGCAATGTTGCCCAACTTGgaagcggcagcagcggcaacagcaacagcaacatatTGGCTGGACCAATTGGCACCTTCAACGTGGCGGATGTGGCCGCCGTAaatgcagcagctgcagccggTGCAGCAGCCACCGCCAACAGCAATGTGAAACCCATTGCACCTATTGCCCCGCCCAATAAGCGAGTAGGTTCACCCACCCAAgcccaacagcaacaaccgcagcagcagcagcagcaacaacaacagcaatccCAGCCAGCACCTGGGCCGCAGCCACAACAGCAACCCCAACAgcctcagcagcagcagcagcagcaacaacagccaccccagcaacagcaaccacaAACGGCCCAGCAGAATCTGGTGATAAACACAAACCTGAACGACCTAATGGCCGCCTGTGCAGCAAACAATGCCAGCGATAGCTTCAGTGCCCAGCTGGCCGCCAAGTTGTCAAGCGCCTACTGCCTTTTCAGTGACTACCAACAATCCCAGTGGGGAAAGTTGGGCGATCCCGGTatcggaggaggagcaggagctgtGGGCGATGGTCTGCCACAGGCGGATGCATCTAAGGCACCGGGATATAATCGTAATATTCTCAGCTCGCCCGTGGGCAGTTCCAAGGCTTCGTCGAACCACTCGACCTCGCCGCCGGTGGGAAATGTGatccaacagcagcagcagcaacagcaacaacagcagcagcagcaaccaccTCAATCCAGCCAGCAGAGTGTGCAGCAGGCCCTGAACATAATCACCAGTGGAGGAGCCGGCGGAGGAGTTGCTGCAGCGCCACCCAGATCACCGATGGTGTCCGCCAACGAAGGCAATGCCACGGGAGGCCAGCCCTCTATCAATGGAATCCAGACACTGGGTGAGTCGGCAGCTGCCCATTCACCGGGCGTTATCAAGCCGCCCACGGCCACAGTTCCCATTCAGCGGCATGTTCCTATGCCGATTTCTGCAGCAGAGGCCGGGGCTCCACCCACGTTCGGAGCGATTGGTTCCAATCCAGCCACCGCTGGCAATTTATCGGCAGTTcaagcagcagctgctgccgccgccgccgccatgATCGATCGCCATCAGCAGAACTTGCAGCGAATGATCTACGACAAGGCGGGAACCTCCCTcccgcagcaacaacagcaacagcagcagcagctcaacTATCCCATGGATCCCTCGACT
This genomic window from Drosophila gunungcola strain Sukarami chromosome 3R, Dgunungcola_SK_2, whole genome shotgun sequence contains:
- the LOC128256517 gene encoding ankyrin repeat and KH domain-containing protein mask isoform X6, with amino-acid sequence MVDMPSFCTLLLNLTKTMIRSFRFSLDFLFKTFVHILLAFLCLRPDLLDDIPESDPDSCPHEGEVREDEDETEEESEDSDESEGDDEEDEEEIDVMQDNDADDEEIDDEDEEEDAPEVSSFLLDANNKRSSNLTALLEAAANEKAPVLRHATHAIDETKQALTKMRCANSPRDKNGFSRSLVAACTDNDVNTVKRLLCKGNVNLNDAAASTDDGESLLSMACSAGYYELAQVLLAMSAAQVEDKGQKDSTPLMEAASAGHLDIVKLLLSHHADVNAHCATGNTPLMFACAGGQVDVVKVLLKHGANVEEQNENGHTPLMEAASAGHVEVAKVLLEHGAGINTHSNEFKESALTLACYKGHLDMVRFLLQAGADQEHKTDEMHTALMEASMDGHVEVARLLLDSGAQVNMPTDSFESPLTLAACGGHVELATLLIERGANIEEVNDEGYTPLMEAAREGHEEMVALLLSKGANINATTEETQETALTLACCGGFSEVAAFLIKEGANLELGASTPLMEASQEGHTDLVRFLLKNKANVHAETQTGDTALTHACENGHTDAAGVLLSYGAELEHESEGGRTPLMKACRAGHLCTVKFLIQKGANVNKQTTSNDHTALSLACAGGHQSVVELLLKNNADPFHKLKDNSTMLIEASKGGHTRVVELLFRYPNISPTEMAAAANASQAAAATAVPSGPHQMRLQSHKIIQQQLQHQFNAPPGLHELSEAARASNQQHFHQQQFSSAGNGSSNIVALGTGDFLDAGELQLTATAGMGAGAGASTTGSEAGMEEYGEVGGIDLTTLGAQQQEGLIAKSRLFHLQPGFEQQQQQQQQQQQQQQQQQQQQPPAAGQHQLVPCKHFDLDMEHINSLQPPQKAPPAPPVLFHTVCQQPVIQQQSQGMLKGLLPNRVRSQKTGEVVEFVDCPLDQQQQNEQVRTQPLGEDGKAPQFACVGEDPRLQRRRGFMPELKKGELPPECSSSDPNELALKGAENNQPVPTAQDNSACAQIPARNSGGAITHSSEVLQSTAISDRPKVKATNKSNRKQAAAAAAAAAAAAAAAAAAAQHAQQVLPNLQQNPMVSIYNNLHMQQTHLQLQQHLQLHHQRVALDNAAAAAAAASSSGNVAYSNSPASPLASPTGSGNYVDQQQQQSLDVALQRKTAMEDFRGMLETAVNGSRGRKDLALNTPQLNFFKDGWHMVGVHNFFGDQPKSPTETPPEMEETTMSSPTEADRLGPEPRAEMKNLATLCSAAAAAAAVAAATKDQDEIGSELESDCDDDAEGGAEADGEENTLPPEPIELAAALREDGIIVEEEEDDEDEDDDDEEQDTNSGEIDKLNYEDEDAEVDNDGEVDYIDEDEAGGDGEDEEDDGDDDEFFLDEPDSDQGAGNNNNNSKSGASSLPLKQRKMTTRLENLILTSQSLCDFPPELTNSELVQVLPQISHLKAAASSNAALNNVLQQQLAKAAAVHQKLQFRQQEGDQQCEDDGGASANELYSGLEHFANDGEMEDIFQELASSLNYPELAEFSLNQMCKGRFAGNWAQSSPKWAGQEQLVGVVRSPGLVNPGDVPQDAQRQANLVLLDYPMQQNIPLDQRLIEAEEMHQQQLHQTPLSLLPFTDDQQQQQQQQLHHQALPNAGDFHQHQQLALESDPELKQQLQQYSNARTIKALAAQHQQQQQQPATNFVYNVESGDKNAPPVQLLFQLPPNMTQHQAQQQAFAEPLTEQQQQQLHAEQAHLFQHRTGGQRPPTQSELEQVAQELLLQRSGQVPGAPVVGVQTLPLKQKHFNLQEQLLLHPPPHMQAPTCVQHQVATQTHPASVVVPQPAVGQYAQFALQPAQQQQLQQQPGQPQNELSIWPMATPTPTPSSGVSASKSMPGGIAKKAIDKQSRKDRRCVMRQTPAGSQVNTNQHQQPQVATAQQQAQLQNQLAVATTVSVDKTIEIDSETESNHDTALTLACAGGHEELVELLINRGANIEHRDKKGFTPLILAATAGHDKVVDILLKHSAELEAQSERTKDTPLSLACSGGRYEVVELLLSVGANKEHRNVSDYTPLSLAASGGYVNIIKLLLSHGAEINSRTGSKLGISPLMLAAMNGHTPAVKLLLDQGSDINAQIETNRNTALTLACFQGRHEVVSLLLDRRANVEHRAKTGLTPLMEAASGGYIEVGRVLLDKGADVNAAPVPTSRDTALTIAADKGHQKFVELLLSRNASVEVKNKKGNSPLWLAAHGGHLSVVELLYDHNADIDSQDNRRVSCLMAAFRKGHTKIVKWMVQYVSQFPSDQEMIRFIGTISDKELIDKCYDCMKILRSAKEAQAVKANKNASILLEELDLERTREESRKAAAARRRERKKKKKMEKKEEKRRQQQGSGTGGDDMQGDDDDASDKDDDSDKDDEDEEAAPAAAREEGDSGIDQGSCSSGDTKGARLVGGSQSVQAVETAANSAGSNNNQGKKSKKQPKNKAVTVEPPVSAPTTPPVSTSTPSSVLKGISVKKQPAIEVVRQPPVTQQAVPLKRQLELKKEESTIKKKEEKNSSSNSSSSSSNNKREKENLAPKEVALPAKQQPSNSSKLQSSESASNISSSTATNTSSANTTTRKEVSKPVSQATSSASLNPAKRSEVDGWKEVVRKSSTQQTTAVGASGAPAPVTATSSATSVQHHPHHQHHHLANSSSNSSSSLAPGATSSASSVPEMTCKKVQVPVNAISRVIGRGGSNINAIRATTGAHIEVEKQGKNQSERCITIKGLTDATKQAHMLILALIKDPDVDILQMLPRINSSIKQSSGGGTNAPMAVGTWDNRTAAGVNAYTFSSAASTTSTSSSSSASSTTAAGTAYSNAHKQQQQQLQPVKSTSGRSSTSAKSNGSSSKVSSSSGSSSRNGRGGGGYLSQQTTGGRSSGSGSSNGVAKSKAEGSSKSVPAAQKSTTALGKSSTVAPGAQNFAKAAAISQSSPKKAEGGVSAAVITSAGGRSSGVVAPFGRGKPVAGQGGAATAVGGNVAQLGSGSSGNSNSNILAGPIGTFNVADVAAVNAAAAAGAAATANSNVKPIAPIAPPNKRVGSPTQAQQQQPQQQQQQQQQQSQPAPGPQPQQQPQQPQQQQQQQQQPPQQQQPQTAQQNLVINTNLNDLMAACAANNASDSFSAQLAAKLSSAYCLFSDYQQSQWGKLGDPGIGGGAGAVGDGLPQADASKAPGYNRNILSSPVGSSKASSNHSTSPPVGNVIQQQQQQQQQQQQQQPPQSSQQSVQQALNIITSGGAGGGVAAAPPRSPMVSANEGNATGGQPSINGIQTLGESAAAHSPGVIKPPTATVPIQRHVPMPISAAEAGAPPTFGAIGSNPATAGNLSAVQAAAAAAAAAMIDRHQQNLQRMIYDKAGTSLPQQQQQQQQQLNYPMDPSTSPYIVDGNNLLRLNPRASLFAQGNKQPQQPPPQGGAQSNMFGGNQGRQPPGAGARQPGGAAAQRWYGGALEYPTYTGRDMLHLENGAGGMAGLGSPSAMSPNHDDIRKMPRPIGTERAASWKFNNFNVAASALSMDDALTSALPPWAHEPKAQPPGLQQPPPPPQSQQQQQQQPLNWLKQQQPQQQQYRPYNNGPYPQQQQQHEPMNMPMDYHNMQALPNMNQQQQQQHVNLMPSYGYQHFVGAPGAVDISAHMPDKMEVWDHHDKHMPWTNYTTNWSN
- the LOC128256517 gene encoding ankyrin repeat and KH domain-containing protein mask isoform X5, translating into MVDMPSFCTLLLNLTKTMIRSFRFSLDFLFKTFVHILLAFLCLRPDLLDDIPESDPDSCPHEGEVREDEDETEEESEDSDESEGDDEEDEEEIDVMQDNDADDEEIDDEDEEEDAPEVSSFLLDANNKRSSNLTALLEAAANEKAPVLRHATHAIDETKQALTKMRCANSPRDKNSGFSRSLVAACTDNDVNTVKRLLCKGNVNLNDAAASTDDGESLLSMACSAGYYELAQVLLAMSAAQVEDKGQKDSTPLMEAASAGHLDIVKLLLSHHADVNAHCATGNTPLMFACAGGQVDVVKVLLKHGANVEEQNENGHTPLMEAASAGHVEVAKVLLEHGAGINTHSNEFKESALTLACYKGHLDMVRFLLQAGADQEHKTDEMHTALMEASMDGHVEVARLLLDSGAQVNMPTDSFESPLTLAACGGHVELATLLIERGANIEEVNDEGYTPLMEAAREGHEEMVALLLSKGANINATTEETQETALTLACCGGFSEVAAFLIKEGANLELGASTPLMEASQEGHTDLVRFLLKNKANVHAETQTGDTALTHACENGHTDAAGVLLSYGAELEHESEGGRTPLMKACRAGHLCTVKFLIQKGANVNKQTTSNDHTALSLACAGGHQSVVELLLKNNADPFHKLKDNSTMLIEASKGGHTRVVELLFRYPNISPTEMAAAANASQAAAATAVPSGPHQMRLQSHKIIQQQLQHQFNAPPGLHELSEAARASNQQHFHQQQFSSAGNGSSNIVALGTGDFLDAGELQLTATAGMGAGAGASTTGSEAGMEEYGEVGGIDLTTLGAQQQEGLIAKSRLFHLQPGFEQQQQQQQQQQQQQQQQQQQQPPAAGQHQLVPCKHFDLDMEHINSLQPPQKAPPAPPVLFHTVCQQPVIQQQSQGMLKGLLPNRVRSQKTGEVVEFVDCPLDQQQQNEQVRTQPLGEDGKAPQFACVGEDPRLQRRRGFMPELKKGELPPECSSSDPNELALKGAENNQPVPTAQDNSACAQIPARNSGGAITHSSEVLQSTAISDRPKVKATNKSNRKQAAAAAAAAAAAAAAAAAAAQHAQQVLPNLQQNPMVSIYNNLHMQQTHLQLQQHLQLHHQRVALDNAAAAAAAASSSGNVAYSNSPASPLASPTGSGNYVDQQQQQSLDVALQRKTAMEDFRGMLETAVNGSRGRKDLALNTPQLNFFKDGWHMVGVHNFFGDQPKSPTETPPEMEETTMSSPTEADRLGPEPRAEMKNLATLCSAAAAAAAVAAATKDQDEIGSELESDCDDDAEGGAEADGEENTLPPEPIELAAALREDGIIVEEEEDDEDEDDDDEEQDTNSGEIDKLNYEDEDAEVDNDGEVDYIDEDEAGGDGEDEEDDGDDDEFFLDEPDSDQGAGNNNNNSKSGASSLPLKQRKMTTRLENLILTSQSLCDFPPELTNSELVQVLPQISHLKAAASSNAALNNVLQQQLAKAAAVHQKLQFRQQEGDQQCEDDGGASANELYSGLEHFANDGEMEDIFQELASSLNYPELAEFSLNQMCKGRFAGNWAQSSPKWAGQEQLVGVVRSPGLVNPGDVPQDAQRQANLVLLDYPMQQNIPLDQRLIEAEEMHQQQLHQTPLSLLPFTDDQQQQQQQQLHHQALPNAGDFHQHQQLALESDPELKQQLQQYSNARTIKALAAQHQQQQQQPATNFVYNVESGDKNAPPVQLLFQLPPNMTQHQAQQQAFAEPLTEQQQQQLHAEQAHLFQHRTGGQRPPTQSELEQVAQELLLQRSGQVPGAPVVGVQTLPLKQKHFNLQEQLLLHPPPHMQAPTCVQHQVATQTHPASVVVPQPAVGQYAQFALQPAQQQQLQQQPGQPQNELSIWPMATPTPTPSSGVSASKSMPGGIAKKAIDKQSRKDRRCVMRQTPAGSQVNTNQHQQPQVATAQQQAQLQNQLAVATTVSVDKTIEIDSETESNHDTALTLACAGGHEELVELLINRGANIEHRDKKGFTPLILAATAGHDKVVDILLKHSAELEAQSERTKDTPLSLACSGGRYEVVELLLSVGANKEHRNVSDYTPLSLAASGGYVNIIKLLLSHGAEINSRTGSKLGISPLMLAAMNGHTPAVKLLLDQGSDINAQIETNRNTALTLACFQGRHEVVSLLLDRRANVEHRAKTGLTPLMEAASGGYIEVGRVLLDKGADVNAAPVPTSRDTALTIAADKGHQKFVELLLSRNASVEVKNKKGNSPLWLAAHGGHLSVVELLYDHNADIDSQDNRRVSCLMAAFRKGHTKIVKWMVQYVSQFPSDQEMIRFIGTISDKELIDKCYDCMKILRSAKEAQAVKANKNASILLEELDLERTREESRKAAAARRRERKKKKKMEKKEEKRRQQQGSGTGGDDMQGDDDDASDKDDDSDKDDEDEEAAPAAAREEGDSGIDQGSCSSGDTKGARLVGGSQSVQAVETAANSAGSNNNQGKKSKKQPKNKAVTVEPPVSAPTTPPVSTSTPSSVLKGISVKKQPAIEVVRQPPVTQQAVPLKRQLELKKEESTIKKKEEKNSSSNSSSSSSNNKREKENLAPKEVALPAKQQPSNSSKLQSSESASNISSSTATNTSSANTTTRKEVSKPVSQATSSASLNPAKRSEVDGWKEVVRKSSTQQTTAVGASGAPAPVTATSSATSVQHHPHHQHHHLANSSSNSSSSLAPGATSSASSVPEMTCKKVQVPVNAISRVIGRGGSNINAIRATTGAHIEVEKQGKNQSERCITIKGLTDATKQAHMLILALIKDPDVDILQMLPRINSSIKQSSGGGTNAPMAVGTWDNRTAAGVNAYTFSSAASTTSTSSSSSASSTTAAGTAYSNAHKQQQQQLQPVKSTSGRSSTSAKSNGSSSKVSSSSGSSSRNGRGGGGYLSQQTTGGRSSGSGSSNGVAKSKAEGSSKSVPAAQKSTTALGKSSTVAPGAQNFAKAAAISQSSPKKAEGGVSAAVITSAGGRSSGVVAPFGRGKPVAGQGGAATAVGGNVAQLGSGSSGNSNSNILAGPIGTFNVADVAAVNAAAAAGAAATANSNVKPIAPIAPPNKRVGSPTQAQQQQPQQQQQQQQQQSQPAPGPQPQQQPQQPQQQQQQQQQPPQQQQPQTAQQNLVINTNLNDLMAACAANNASDSFSAQLAAKLSSAYCLFSDYQQSQWGKLGDPGIGGGAGAVGDGLPQADASKAPGYNRNILSSPVGSSKASSNHSTSPPVGNVIQQQQQQQQQQQQQQPPQSSQQSVQQALNIITSGGAGGGVAAAPPRSPMVSANEGNATGGQPSINGIQTLGESAAAHSPGVIKPPTATVPIQRHVPMPISAAEAGAPPTFGAIGSNPATAGNLSAVQAAAAAAAAAMIDRHQQNLQRMIYDKAGTSLPQQQQQQQQQLNYPMDPSTSPYIVDGNNLLRLNPRASLFAQGNKQPQQPPPQGGAQSNMFGGNQGRQPPGAGARQPGGAAAQRWYGGALEYPTYTGRDMLHLENGAGGMAGLGSPSAMSPNHDDIRKMPRPIGTERAASWKFNNFNVAASALSMDDALTSALPPWAHEPKAQPPGLQQPPPPPQSQQQQQQQPLNWLKQQQPQQQQYRPYNNGPYPQQQQQHEPMNMPMDYHNMQALPNMNQQQQQQHVNLMPSYGYQHFVGAPGAVDISAHMPDKMEVWDHHDKHMPWTNYTTNWSN